Proteins encoded by one window of Bacillus sp. 2205SS5-2:
- a CDS encoding acyl carrier protein, protein MVEVLDRVTKIVVDRLGVDEAQVKLEASFKDDLGADSLDVVELVMELEDEFEMEISDDDAEKIGTVGDAVNYINSKQ, encoded by the coding sequence ATGGTAGAAGTATTAGATCGTGTAACAAAAATTGTAGTTGACCGTCTTGGAGTAGATGAAGCACAAGTAAAACTTGAAGCATCTTTTAAAGATGATTTAGGAGCTGATTCTTTAGACGTTGTCGAGCTAGTGATGGAACTAGAAGATGAATTTGAAATGGAAATTTCAGATGATGACGCTGAAAAAATTGGCACAGTTGGTGATGCTGTGAATTACATAAATAGTAAGCAATAA
- the rnc gene encoding ribonuclease III, with product MRKVNKDRQQKKWNKTEENFKKFQEKIGLTFQNDALLKQAFTHSSYVNEHRKKPFEDNERLEFLGDAVLELTVSHFLFNKYPMMSEGELTKLRAAIVCEPSLVTFAHELEFGDLVLLGKGEELTGGRKRPALLADVFEAFIGALYLDQGVNMVVSFLDKIVFPKINNGAFSHVMDYKSQLQEYIQRDGAGGIHYQILQEKGPAHSKEFISQVMFNDSELGVGTGRSKKEAEQNAARMALDKLKQNN from the coding sequence ATGCGAAAAGTGAACAAAGATCGTCAGCAAAAAAAATGGAATAAAACAGAAGAGAATTTTAAAAAGTTTCAGGAAAAAATAGGACTAACATTTCAAAATGATGCTTTATTAAAGCAAGCTTTTACTCATTCATCCTATGTGAATGAGCATCGAAAAAAACCGTTCGAAGACAATGAACGTTTAGAATTTTTAGGAGATGCTGTATTAGAATTAACCGTGTCCCACTTTCTTTTTAACAAATACCCAATGATGAGTGAAGGGGAGTTAACAAAGCTCCGAGCAGCAATTGTGTGCGAACCATCTTTAGTAACATTTGCTCATGAATTGGAATTTGGAGACTTGGTGCTATTAGGCAAAGGAGAAGAATTAACGGGTGGTCGCAAGCGCCCGGCTCTTTTAGCTGATGTGTTTGAGGCATTTATTGGAGCCTTGTACTTAGATCAAGGGGTAAATATGGTGGTATCCTTTTTAGACAAAATTGTGTTTCCTAAAATAAATAACGGTGCTTTTTCTCATGTGATGGATTATAAAAGCCAACTGCAAGAGTATATTCAGCGAGATGGTGCAGGTGGAATACACTATCAAATCCTCCAAGAGAAAGGTCCTGCTCATAGCAAAGAGTTTATTTCTCAAGTTATGTTTAATGACTCAGAGCTTGGAGTAGGTACAGGAAGGTCCAAAAAAGAAGCAGAACAAAATGCTGCTCGTATGGCCCTTGATAAGCTCAAACAGAATAATTAA